A portion of the Streptococcus urinalis 2285-97 genome contains these proteins:
- a CDS encoding antirestriction protein ArdA: protein MDVSAIVRDIKTGRATLVCFPVEMNELKLALGLREEDDLEYIIADSDCQLLKEHDSIEMINQFVELVENVDSELVKAVHQVIGYTASDFVDYDFNFGDCCLLSDVTTRRELGEYYFDELGVQGVGKEALEMYFDHEAYGRDIDLESQGGFSDYGYVEISG from the coding sequence ATGGATGTTAGTGCAATTGTTAGAGATATAAAAACTGGTAGAGCTACGTTAGTTTGTTTTCCTGTGGAGATGAATGAGCTTAAGTTAGCTTTGGGTCTTCGTGAAGAAGATGATTTAGAGTATATTATTGCAGATTCAGATTGTCAGTTACTAAAAGAACATGATTCTATTGAGATGATTAATCAATTTGTTGAACTGGTAGAGAATGTTGATAGTGAACTTGTTAAAGCAGTGCATCAGGTAATAGGTTATACTGCCTCAGACTTTGTGGATTATGATTTTAATTTTGGTGATTGTTGTTTACTGTCTGATGTCACAACTAGACGAGAACTAGGTGAATATTATTTCGATGAATTAGGCGTACAAGGAGTTGGTAAAGAGGCTCTGGAGATGTATTTTGATCATGAAGCTTATGGTCGAGATATTGACTTAGAAAGCCAAGGTGGTTTTTCAGACTACGGATATGTCGAAATATCAGGGTAA
- a CDS encoding thioredoxin domain-containing protein, with product MKDEKIILSSFILILFFCLGAWIYHWNSGFDKRLSENEYYNTKSDNKVNLVFYKAGCPYCKAGKNEVTNQAKKSKIVTYFINVESKKGLEIAKRYHVKYAPTIVAIRKNSNKSFLYAHDKGKKIVVEKNKIKEVFRS from the coding sequence TTGAAAGATGAGAAAATAATATTAAGTAGTTTTATACTCATCTTATTTTTTTGTTTAGGAGCTTGGATTTATCATTGGAATTCAGGTTTTGATAAACGATTAAGTGAGAACGAGTATTACAATACTAAATCTGATAATAAAGTAAATTTAGTATTTTACAAAGCTGGTTGTCCTTATTGTAAAGCAGGAAAAAATGAAGTTACAAATCAAGCGAAAAAAAGTAAAATAGTTACTTATTTCATTAATGTTGAATCAAAAAAAGGTCTTGAAATTGCTAAGAGGTATCATGTGAAATATGCTCCAACAATAGTTGCTATTCGTAAGAATAGTAATAAATCATTTTTATATGCTCATGATAAAGGTAAAAAAATAGTTGTTGAAAAAAATAAAATTAAAGAAGTATTTAGAAGTTAG
- a CDS encoding type II toxin-antitoxin system Phd/YefM family antitoxin, translating to MEAIVYSHFRNNLKDYMKKVNDEFEPLIVVNKNPDENIVVLSQDSWESLQETIRLMENDYLSHKVINGISQVKEKQVTKHGLIEVEDV from the coding sequence ATGGAGGCTATTGTTTATTCACATTTTAGAAATAATTTAAAAGATTATATGAAGAAGGTCAATGATGAATTTGAGCCTTTGATTGTAGTTAATAAAAATCCTGATGAAAATATAGTGGTTTTATCTCAAGATAGCTGGGAAAGTTTACAAGAAACGATTCGTTTGATGGAAAATGATTATCTATCACATAAGGTTATTAATGGTATATCACAAGTTAAAGAGAAGCAAGTCACTAAACATGGTTTAATTGAGGTAGAAGATGTTTAA
- a CDS encoding replication initiation factor domain-containing protein has translation MDAIYLKKFRKKTGLKQKEFALSSGLTLKSLRNYEQGKRKLTLEKYQEIKSHFGYLVENDSSRLQVMIDYVRITLKDVRDLEFFCRNFLHCAFKEFQPFESKLMNYNHLWKRGDIWIFDFADKHEIGNFQITIQLSGRGCRQLELLMETEKFTWHDWLSYLRNSYRDDMNVTRFDIAIDELYLGKDRENEQFHLSDMISKYYRHELDFESLRTWNYIGGGSLNFSDMEEIEQNRQGISLYFGSRQSEMYFNFYEKRYEIAKQEGITVEEALEIFELWNRYEIRLSQSKANSVVDEFISGVSIGEISRGLIVSKIDVYDGKNEYGSFQADKKWQLMFGGVEPLKFVTKPEAYSIERTLRWLSDSVSPSLAMIREYDMIVDGDYLQTILNSGEVNERGEKILDSIKASLGIL, from the coding sequence GTGGATGCTATCTATTTAAAAAAATTTCGAAAGAAAACAGGTCTAAAACAAAAGGAATTTGCTTTAAGTTCTGGTTTGACATTGAAATCACTTAGAAACTATGAGCAAGGAAAGCGGAAGTTGACACTTGAAAAGTATCAAGAGATAAAATCACATTTTGGATATCTAGTAGAAAATGATAGTTCACGATTACAAGTGATGATTGATTATGTCAGAATTACGTTAAAGGATGTTAGGGATCTTGAATTTTTCTGTCGTAACTTTTTGCACTGCGCATTTAAAGAATTTCAGCCTTTTGAATCCAAGTTGATGAATTATAATCATCTTTGGAAGCGTGGAGATATTTGGATATTTGATTTTGCGGATAAACATGAAATAGGTAATTTTCAAATCACGATTCAATTATCTGGTCGTGGATGTCGACAACTAGAATTGTTGATGGAAACTGAAAAATTTACATGGCATGATTGGTTAAGTTATCTAAGAAATTCATATCGTGATGATATGAATGTGACACGTTTTGATATTGCTATTGATGAATTGTATCTGGGTAAGGATAGAGAAAATGAACAGTTTCATTTGTCAGATATGATTTCAAAATATTATCGTCATGAGTTAGATTTTGAAAGTTTGAGAACTTGGAATTACATCGGTGGCGGTTCTTTAAATTTTTCGGATATGGAAGAGATTGAGCAGAATAGACAAGGGATATCGCTTTATTTTGGTAGTCGTCAATCAGAAATGTACTTTAACTTTTATGAAAAACGTTACGAAATCGCAAAGCAGGAAGGAATTACTGTTGAAGAAGCATTAGAAATTTTTGAGTTGTGGAATCGTTACGAAATACGCTTATCACAAAGTAAAGCTAATTCAGTGGTGGATGAATTTATATCTGGGGTCTCAATTGGTGAAATATCTAGAGGGTTAATTGTTAGTAAAATTGACGTGTATGATGGGAAAAATGAATATGGGTCTTTTCAAGCTGATAAGAAATGGCAATTAATGTTTGGAGGTGTTGAGCCTTTAAAATTTGTTACAAAGCCAGAGGCTTATAGTATTGAACGAACCTTACGTTGGTTAAGTGATTCTGTTTCTCCGTCTTTAGCTATGATAAGAGAGTATGACATGATTGTGGATGGTGACTATTTACAAACCATTCTTAATTCTGGGGAAGTCAATGAGCGTGGGGAGAAGATACTTGACAGTATCAAAGCTAGCTTAGGTATTTTGTAG
- a CDS encoding LPXTG cell wall anchor domain-containing protein, with amino-acid sequence MNQAKIITGLVVATLSTVSVAVNADEVKSSSLETTANQTNNITEVTQEQVDSAKAKSDRATSDVETQQNVVNTAQNQQNQAQQTLVNATKKLNATQKLAQESTQENKVKAQQTIDIAKQMLSQIEAKQKTAETEQVKAQEAVKAQQIVVAHDKQDVATKTTDVKQAQSSVDRAKDALTNTTVNSDLNKAQSNVTTKTADVKTATDALTKAQATDKTLTNQKAKAQQNLDNAKQNLSVKDAQLAQANATVNQNKFKTALGQSHYYNQRDGAWASVYGGHTFASTGCVPSALAMVYSDLSRKTVTPKEVADYLFNQTNEFNKNFGGTSGRGIVEATKAFGYVVTHLASQNAIKEALKAGHHVVAAVQNNKFSPWGPQYSHEIVLRGSSNGNTYVYDPYNRDNNGFYSVDRIWNEQSRDSIDTAGVGVPFFSIMTKDMANALTKQSQALARQQVAQRQLNDAQAKATGLNAVTMQTPIAQANLIKAQSNLKDAQDALTKAQEAVKLANQDSVKKQADLTKAESKLIDAQKQLADAQVKLTTNTTKLNQLKQVLAEASQQVAQANQDYKQAKDNLTQKTAYLTNLRNAQANLLKVQSDVAQAKDNLANKIAKLQREVAYLQELKTKAVDAQSQYQKVLSAYKSVLEAKEKLKLAEEKAQIEKVRQEAVAVVDETGKITSYITSKPKLQEAVKAQQIVVANDKKDVVTKTVDVEQISVVKSSVLPSTGDAKTGLIAVLGMLLSLSGFLGIRKNNKNNI; translated from the coding sequence ATGAATCAAGCAAAAATTATTACAGGTTTAGTAGTTGCAACATTAAGTACAGTAAGCGTAGCAGTAAATGCTGACGAAGTTAAATCATCATCGTTAGAAACAACTGCGAATCAAACTAATAACATTACAGAAGTAACACAAGAACAAGTTGACAGTGCAAAAGCAAAGTCTGATAGAGCAACGAGTGATGTTGAAACACAACAAAATGTAGTTAATACTGCACAAAATCAACAAAATCAAGCTCAACAAACTCTAGTCAATGCAACTAAAAAGTTGAATGCAACACAAAAACTAGCTCAAGAGTCAACTCAAGAAAATAAAGTTAAAGCACAACAAACAATTGATATAGCTAAACAAATGTTGTCGCAGATTGAAGCTAAACAAAAAACTGCTGAAACTGAACAAGTCAAAGCGCAAGAAGCTGTTAAAGCACAACAAATAGTTGTTGCACACGATAAGCAAGACGTTGCAACTAAGACAACTGATGTTAAACAAGCTCAATCATCAGTGGATAGAGCTAAAGATGCTCTGACTAATACTACAGTTAATAGTGATTTAAATAAAGCACAGTCAAACGTCACAACTAAGACAGCTGATGTTAAAACTGCGACAGATGCACTTACAAAAGCACAAGCGACTGATAAAACACTTACTAATCAAAAAGCAAAAGCACAACAAAATCTTGATAACGCAAAACAAAATTTATCTGTTAAAGATGCACAGTTAGCACAAGCTAATGCTACTGTTAACCAGAATAAGTTTAAAACTGCTCTAGGGCAAAGTCATTATTACAATCAACGTGACGGCGCATGGGCTAGCGTATATGGAGGGCATACTTTTGCTTCAACTGGATGTGTACCTTCGGCTTTAGCGATGGTTTATTCTGATTTATCACGCAAGACAGTTACACCAAAGGAAGTTGCGGATTATCTTTTTAACCAAACAAATGAATTTAATAAGAATTTTGGTGGAACAAGTGGAAGAGGTATTGTTGAAGCTACTAAAGCGTTTGGCTATGTTGTGACTCATTTAGCAAGTCAAAATGCTATAAAAGAAGCTTTGAAAGCAGGTCATCATGTTGTTGCTGCTGTACAAAATAATAAATTCAGTCCTTGGGGACCTCAATACAGTCACGAAATTGTATTGAGAGGTAGTTCAAATGGCAATACGTATGTTTATGATCCGTATAACCGTGATAACAATGGTTTTTACAGTGTTGACCGCATTTGGAATGAACAGTCACGAGATAGTATTGATACTGCTGGTGTAGGTGTACCGTTCTTCTCAATTATGACTAAAGATATGGCTAATGCCTTAACTAAGCAGTCACAAGCTTTAGCAAGGCAACAAGTTGCTCAAAGACAATTAAATGATGCACAAGCTAAAGCAACAGGTCTTAATGCAGTAACTATGCAGACACCGATTGCACAAGCTAATTTGATTAAAGCACAGTCTAATTTAAAAGATGCTCAAGATGCACTCACTAAAGCACAAGAAGCAGTTAAATTAGCAAATCAAGATAGTGTTAAAAAACAAGCTGACTTAACAAAAGCAGAGTCTAAATTAATAGATGCTCAAAAGCAATTAGCAGATGCACAAGTTAAATTGACGACAAATACAACTAAACTCAATCAATTAAAACAAGTGTTAGCAGAAGCAAGTCAACAAGTAGCACAAGCAAATCAAGATTACAAGCAAGCTAAAGATAATCTAACACAAAAAACTGCTTATCTTACAAATCTACGCAATGCACAAGCTAATTTGCTTAAAGTACAGTCTGATGTAGCACAAGCTAAAGATAACTTAGCAAATAAGATTGCTAAGTTACAAAGAGAAGTAGCTTATTTACAAGAGTTAAAAACTAAAGCAGTAGATGCGCAATCACAATATCAAAAAGTTTTATCAGCTTATAAGTCAGTTTTAGAAGCTAAAGAAAAACTGAAATTAGCAGAAGAAAAAGCTCAAATTGAGAAAGTAAGACAAGAAGCAGTAGCAGTAGTTGATGAAACAGGTAAAATTACTAGTTATATTACTTCTAAACCAAAACTGCAAGAAGCTGTTAAAGCACAACAAATAGTTGTTGCTAACGATAAGAAAGACGTTGTAACTAAGACAGTTGATGTTGAACAAATATCAGTTGTAAAATCTAGTGTCTTGCCATCAACTGGTGATGCTAAGACAGGTTTAATTGCAGTTTTAGGTATGCTGTTATCTTTAAGTGGGTTTTTAGGTATACGTAAAAATAATAAGAATAATATTTAA
- a CDS encoding Txe/YoeB family addiction module toxin, with product MFNFTEEAWKDYVSWQQEDKKILKRINRLIEDIKRDPFEGIGKPEPLKYHYSGAWSRRITEEHRLIYMIEDGEIYFLSFRDHYK from the coding sequence ATGTTTAATTTTACTGAAGAAGCATGGAAAGATTATGTTTCTTGGCAACAGGAAGATAAAAAAATCTTGAAACGAATTAATCGTTTGATAGAAGATATTAAAAGAGACCCGTTTGAAGGCATTGGAAAACCAGAACCTTTAAAATACCATTATTCAGGGGCTTGGTCTCGAAGAATTACAGAAGAACATAGGTTGATTTATATGATAGAAGATGGAGAAATCTATTTTTTATCTTTTAGAGATCATTATAAGTAG
- a CDS encoding conjugal transfer protein, translated as MIDIQKIKKFLLRYTKKEEGGKQPKTKEVKQRTANFIVYGILGLLFIVGFFGSLRAIGLSNQVQHLKETVIAVEKKSKHKKTDDSLDISRIQYYMNNFVYYYINYSQDTADQRKTELENYYSFSTASMTDDVRKSRTLQTQRLISVEKEKDYYIALMRIGYEVDKKSYQINLAVPFQMQRGLLAIVSQPYTVAEDLYLGKSKAFEKKTLDQVKELSKEQVSSIQKFLPVFFNKYALSNKTDLKLLMKTPELMGKGFKVSELDLNNAIYYQEKKHQVVQLSVTFEDLVTGGTRSENFTLYLSKADNGWYVEEMYHYFK; from the coding sequence ATGATTGATATACAAAAAATAAAAAAGTTTCTATTGAGATATACAAAGAAAGAAGAGGGAGGTAAACAGCCTAAGACAAAAGAAGTAAAGCAAAGGACAGCCAATTTTATTGTCTATGGTATCTTAGGTTTGTTATTTATTGTAGGATTTTTTGGATCATTGAGGGCAATTGGCTTATCTAATCAGGTACAACATTTAAAAGAAACAGTTATTGCTGTAGAAAAAAAGTCAAAACATAAGAAAACTGACGATTCATTAGATATATCTAGAATTCAGTATTACATGAATAATTTTGTCTACTACTATATCAACTATTCACAAGATACTGCAGATCAAAGAAAAACAGAATTAGAAAATTATTATTCTTTCTCAACTGCCAGTATGACAGATGATGTTAGAAAGTCTAGGACTTTGCAGACACAACGTTTAATAAGTGTTGAAAAAGAAAAAGATTACTATATAGCTTTGATGCGTATTGGTTATGAAGTTGATAAAAAATCATATCAGATTAACTTGGCTGTTCCTTTTCAGATGCAAAGAGGATTGCTTGCAATCGTTAGTCAACCTTATACTGTGGCAGAAGATTTGTATTTAGGTAAATCTAAAGCATTTGAGAAGAAAACATTAGATCAAGTCAAGGAACTATCGAAAGAACAAGTAAGTTCTATTCAAAAGTTTTTACCAGTTTTTTTTAATAAATATGCCTTAAGTAACAAGACAGACTTGAAACTGTTAATGAAAACTCCAGAACTGATGGGGAAAGGATTTAAAGTTAGTGAGCTAGATCTTAATAATGCGATTTATTATCAAGAAAAAAAGCATCAAGTCGTGCAATTATCAGTAACTTTTGAAGATCTTGTAACAGGTGGCACACGATCAGAAAACTTTACATTATATTTATCTAAAGCAGACAATGGTTGGTATGTTGAAGAGATGTATCATTATTTTAAATAG
- a CDS encoding helix-turn-helix domain-containing protein, translating into MKKLTNFPQKLREERKKRGFTQQEVADKIGINRGSYSNWENGKREPTLENVVKLAKLFKTTTDFLLGVTDD; encoded by the coding sequence ATGAAGAAGTTGACTAATTTTCCACAAAAACTAAGAGAAGAGCGAAAAAAAAGAGGATTTACTCAACAAGAAGTTGCTGATAAAATTGGTATTAATAGAGGATCGTATTCAAATTGGGAAAATGGGAAAAGAGAACCGACTTTAGAAAATGTCGTAAAGCTAGCAAAATTATTTAAAACAACTACAGATTTTTTATTGGGGGTAACAGATGATTGA
- a CDS encoding nucleotidyltransferase family protein, translating into MVYTLEEIKEKIQPIAEKYDLPAIYLFGSYARNEADEDSDIDLAIELGNSDLLWGGVAPMLEIEEVFEIPVDCLTVESILEAKSPIEKEVKKNFEKEKVILYEKRTVGKRLFVS; encoded by the coding sequence ATGGTTTATACATTGGAAGAAATTAAAGAAAAGATACAGCCAATAGCTGAAAAGTATGATTTACCTGCTATTTATCTCTTTGGATCTTATGCAAGAAATGAAGCTGATGAAGATAGTGATATTGATTTAGCAATTGAATTAGGCAATAGTGATTTGTTATGGGGAGGGGTAGCTCCTATGTTAGAGATTGAGGAAGTTTTTGAAATACCTGTTGATTGTTTAACAGTTGAGTCTATATTAGAAGCAAAATCTCCTATTGAAAAAGAGGTTAAGAAAAATTTTGAAAAAGAAAAGGTAATATTGTATGAGAAAAGAACAGTTGGAAAAAGATTATTTGTATCTTAA
- a CDS encoding SspB-related isopeptide-forming adhesin has protein sequence MNNTQQGHGFFRKSKAYGLVCAIALAGAFTLATSQVSADQVTTQATTQTVTQNQAETVTSTQLDKAVDTAKIVGVAVTTTAAVNHATTTDAQADLSNQTQTVKDVTAKAQANTQAIKNASAENAKIDAENKAEAERIAQQNKAGQEAVDARNKAGQEAVDARNKAKQQAQDDQKSKIDAENKAEAERINKLNAEAQANVDNQNKIARLKADQTNAQLKANYEKAKLAYEKAVEDRKNLVAYDVTFDGFGKSETATGFGQKTADVVTVDKDGNFVISEPQFDTDGTFGHTKVTGKFNYTVNFDEKTQSAVVTITGVQLNSWQLDITRKTTAVNHDITATYKDLAGNVLYTTKYDGLQSIGAQTINKSFAFNKVITLADGQSSDELMFLKTEPRWLVSAPSSLYAKLTYKTAPLPEKPIEPKMVTPDLKNYTPVPFVPKDYKPQPITPETFTPEKFTPAQPKVKPHVAIPEKVNYSVSVHPVLVPAANPSKAVIDEAGQSVNGKTVLPNATLDYVAKQNFSQYKGIKASAEAIAKGFAFVDQPNEALGELTVKSIKASNGDDVSSLLEMRHVLSKDTLDQKLQSLIKEAGISPVGEFYMWIAKDPQAFYKAYVQKGLDITYNLSFKVKKEFTKGQIQNGVAQIDFGNGYTGNIVVNDLTTPEVHKDVLDKEDGKSINNGTVKLGDEVTYKLEGWVVPANRGYDLFEYKFVDQLQRTHDLYLRDKVVAKVDVTLKDGTVIKKGTNLGEYTETVYNQTTGRYELAFKKEFLAKVSRESEFGADDFIVVKRIKAGDVYNTADLYVNGYKVKSETVVTHTPEKPKPVEPKKGVPTTPAKGLPQTGEAGMSSLTAIGAIILSALGFAGVKKRKEN, from the coding sequence ATGAATAATACACAACAAGGTCACGGATTTTTCCGCAAATCAAAGGCGTACGGCTTAGTATGTGCTATTGCACTAGCAGGTGCATTTACATTAGCTACTAGTCAAGTGTCTGCTGATCAAGTTACAACTCAAGCAACAACTCAAACAGTAACGCAAAATCAAGCAGAAACAGTAACATCAACTCAACTTGATAAAGCAGTAGATACAGCTAAAATTGTAGGTGTAGCTGTTACAACCACAGCTGCAGTTAATCATGCGACAACTACTGATGCACAAGCTGACTTATCTAATCAAACACAAACAGTTAAAGATGTCACTGCAAAAGCGCAAGCTAATACACAAGCTATTAAGAATGCTTCTGCAGAAAATGCAAAAATTGATGCGGAAAATAAAGCAGAAGCAGAGCGTATTGCCCAACAAAATAAAGCAGGACAAGAAGCTGTAGATGCTCGTAATAAAGCAGGACAAGAAGCTGTAGATGCTCGAAACAAAGCTAAACAACAAGCTCAAGATGATCAGAAATCAAAAATTGATGCGGAAAATAAAGCAGAAGCAGAACGTATTAATAAGCTTAATGCAGAAGCTCAAGCGAATGTCGACAATCAAAATAAGATTGCTCGATTAAAAGCAGATCAAACAAATGCTCAATTAAAAGCTAATTATGAAAAAGCAAAATTAGCTTACGAAAAAGCCGTTGAAGATAGAAAGAATCTTGTTGCTTATGACGTTACTTTCGATGGCTTTGGCAAATCCGAAACAGCTACTGGTTTTGGACAAAAAACAGCTGATGTTGTAACAGTGGATAAAGATGGCAATTTTGTCATTTCAGAACCACAATTTGATACTGATGGTACCTTTGGTCATACTAAAGTAACTGGTAAATTTAACTATACTGTCAACTTTGATGAGAAGACACAGAGTGCTGTAGTAACAATCACAGGTGTTCAATTAAATAGTTGGCAGTTAGATATTACTCGTAAAACAACTGCCGTCAATCATGACATCACAGCAACTTATAAAGATTTAGCGGGTAATGTACTCTATACAACTAAATACGATGGTCTACAATCTATTGGTGCACAGACTATTAATAAATCATTTGCTTTTAATAAGGTCATTACCTTGGCAGATGGTCAAAGCTCTGATGAATTAATGTTCCTGAAAACAGAACCTCGATGGCTTGTTTCAGCTCCATCTAGTTTATATGCAAAACTAACTTATAAAACAGCACCATTACCTGAAAAGCCAATAGAGCCTAAAATGGTTACTCCTGATTTAAAAAATTACACCCCAGTGCCATTTGTACCAAAAGATTATAAACCGCAACCAATCACTCCTGAAACTTTCACTCCTGAGAAATTCACCCCAGCGCAACCTAAAGTAAAACCACATGTAGCAATCCCCGAAAAGGTTAACTACTCAGTTAGTGTTCACCCTGTTTTGGTTCCAGCTGCTAATCCTTCAAAAGCTGTCATTGATGAAGCAGGTCAATCCGTTAATGGTAAAACCGTATTACCAAATGCAACATTAGACTATGTAGCTAAACAAAACTTTAGTCAATACAAAGGTATTAAAGCTTCTGCAGAAGCTATTGCCAAGGGTTTTGCTTTTGTGGATCAACCAAATGAAGCGTTAGGAGAGTTGACTGTTAAGTCTATCAAAGCATCTAATGGTGATGATGTATCAAGCTTGTTAGAAATGCGTCATGTTTTATCAAAAGATACTTTAGACCAAAAACTTCAATCTCTTATTAAAGAAGCAGGAATCAGCCCTGTCGGTGAGTTTTACATGTGGATTGCAAAAGATCCACAAGCTTTTTATAAAGCTTATGTACAAAAAGGTCTAGATATTACTTATAACTTATCATTTAAAGTTAAAAAAGAGTTTACTAAAGGTCAAATTCAAAATGGTGTTGCACAGATTGATTTCGGAAATGGTTACACAGGTAATATTGTAGTCAACGATTTGACAACTCCAGAAGTCCATAAAGATGTGTTAGACAAAGAAGATGGGAAATCTATTAACAATGGTACTGTCAAATTAGGTGATGAAGTGACCTACAAGCTTGAGGGCTGGGTTGTACCAGCAAACCGTGGTTACGATCTTTTTGAATACAAATTTGTGGATCAATTACAACGCACACATGATCTTTACTTACGTGATAAAGTGGTCGCTAAAGTTGATGTGACATTAAAAGATGGTACAGTCATTAAAAAAGGGACTAATTTAGGAGAGTACACAGAAACAGTTTACAACCAAACGACAGGTCGTTATGAGCTTGCCTTTAAAAAAGAGTTTTTAGCTAAGGTTTCTCGTGAATCAGAATTTGGTGCAGATGATTTTATTGTAGTTAAACGTATTAAGGCAGGTGATGTTTACAATACTGCTGATTTATATGTTAATGGATATAAAGTTAAGTCTGAAACTGTGGTAACACATACTCCTGAGAAACCAAAACCAGTTGAACCCAAAAAAGGTGTACCAACTACCCCAGCTAAAGGTTTACCTCAAACGGGTGAAGCAGGCATGTCATCACTTACAGCAATTGGAGCAATTATCTTGTCTGCTCTTGGATTTGCAGGGGTCAAAAAACGTAAAGAAAATTAA
- a CDS encoding conjugal transfer protein translates to MEEEKYFDYSRGLNAPYWIQEVKTAKGKVIWYFSTPMQLSFFIVFFIILMLMLTVCSPLMQVLNALTHSVSMLLYWFVPSKLAKFYVEYEPQGKKMHIFLWDYLVYLKDFGLNKKGIYQGERVDIVEEIVFEKTKI, encoded by the coding sequence ATGGAAGAAGAAAAATATTTTGATTACAGCAGGGGCTTGAATGCTCCTTACTGGATTCAGGAAGTTAAAACGGCAAAAGGCAAAGTGATTTGGTATTTTTCTACACCTATGCAGTTATCATTTTTTATTGTTTTCTTTATCATCTTAATGTTGATGCTGACGGTATGTTCTCCATTAATGCAGGTGTTAAATGCTTTAACGCATTCCGTTTCAATGCTCTTGTATTGGTTTGTTCCAAGCAAGTTAGCGAAATTTTATGTAGAATATGAACCGCAAGGAAAAAAGATGCATATCTTTTTGTGGGATTATCTGGTTTATCTCAAAGATTTTGGGTTAAATAAAAAAGGGATTTATCAAGGAGAACGTGTTGACATTGTAGAGGAAATAGTTTTTGAGAAGACGAAAATATAA
- a CDS encoding helix-turn-helix transcriptional regulator, whose protein sequence is MIENFALNLIRLRKQKGLSQKELAKKIGMLPQTISNIENQKGYPTFSNLDKIARYFNVSATELFGTPQQIELERVMFQTDEYSRKAEKILSAVSVFENFVKKYDYQKIIEFGLSLKE, encoded by the coding sequence ATGATTGAAAATTTTGCACTTAATTTAATTCGTTTACGCAAACAAAAAGGTCTATCTCAAAAAGAACTTGCCAAAAAAATAGGAATGTTACCGCAAACCATTTCAAATATTGAAAATCAAAAAGGCTATCCTACATTTTCAAACTTGGATAAAATTGCTCGATATTTCAATGTCTCGGCAACGGAACTTTTTGGAACACCACAACAAATTGAATTAGAAAGAGTAATGTTTCAAACTGATGAATATAGCCGTAAAGCAGAAAAGATTTTGTCTGCTGTTTCGGTTTTTGAAAATTTTGTAAAGAAATATGATTATCAAAAGATTATAGAATTTGGTTTGAGTTTAAAAGAATAA
- a CDS encoding HepT-like ribonuclease domain-containing protein has product MRKEQLEKDYLYLKEMIYYAEKTLEVIPKANKFGIPLDDDMVIASLTMMIGQVGEQLDSQKLSEEFKEKYSSVVDWKLIKGFRNLAYHHYGRIDGVQVINIVKKSIPELLDGLRVILRQVERDLAEQ; this is encoded by the coding sequence ATGAGAAAAGAACAGTTGGAAAAAGATTATTTGTATCTTAAAGAAATGATTTATTACGCTGAAAAGACATTAGAAGTTATTCCTAAAGCTAATAAATTTGGAATTCCTTTAGATGATGATATGGTTATTGCTTCTTTAACTATGATGATAGGTCAAGTAGGAGAGCAATTAGATAGTCAAAAACTTTCAGAAGAATTTAAAGAAAAGTATAGTTCAGTAGTTGATTGGAAGTTGATAAAAGGTTTTAGAAATTTAGCTTATCATCATTATGGTAGAATTGATGGTGTTCAGGTAATCAATATTGTTAAGAAGTCAATTCCTGAATTGTTAGATGGACTTCGTGTTATTTTAAGACAAGTTGAGCGAGATTTAGCAGAACAATAA